Proteins from a genomic interval of Musa acuminata AAA Group cultivar baxijiao chromosome BXJ1-9, Cavendish_Baxijiao_AAA, whole genome shotgun sequence:
- the LOC135594276 gene encoding polygalacturonase At1g48100-like has protein sequence MEVTRILLLLVFISSTFCCTPAYGRARLHMKRPRYSIALPPMAEPPSPSFIRRLPALAPEPAIRGNSGLSSTNSTSGQPPRPPPPEPIDGNHGWNSTNSTAVLDVRALGAIGDGVSDDTEALKSAWEAACQGGPGLILLPQGYTFKIQSTIFAGPCRSELTFQVDGTITPPDGPDEWPQSISRRQWLVFYRVNGMKLQGGGLIDGKGEKWWNLPCKPHKGPNGTTLPGTCDSPVALRFFMSSNLTVRELRIQNSPQFHFRFDNCRNVTIDTICISSPVLSPNTDGIHVENTELVGIYNSVISNGDDCVSIGAGSVGISIVNVTCGPSHGISIGSLGKQNTRACVANITVRNAVIKHSDNGVRIKTWQGGSGSVSSISFENIRMDTVRNPIIIDQYYCLSKSCRNQTSAVYVSDVSYTGIRGTYDVRSPPIHLGCSDSVPCTNITLSEVELLPAQGDFISDPFCWNAYGATETLTIPPVSCLSEGLPQSIIDIDSDKCYRGS, from the exons ATGGAAGTAACGAGGATTCTCCTACTTCTCGTCTTCATCTCCTCTACCTTCTGCTGCACTCCTGCATATGGAAGAGCTCGTCTTCATATGAAGCGTCCGAGGTACAGCATTGCTCTACCTCCAATGGCGGAGCCTCCCTCTCCCAGTTTCATCCGTCGTCTTCCTGCACTTGCTCCTGAGCCTGCCATCCGCGGGAATTCTGGGCTGAGCTCTACAAACTCCACTAGTGGAcagcctcctcgtcctcctcctccagaGCCTATCGATGGCAACCACGGTTGGAATTCCACCAACTCCACCGCTGTTCTCGACGTGCGTGCCCTCGGAGCAATAGGCGATGGAGTCTCCGACGACACCGAAGCATTAAAGAGCGCGTGGGAGGCTGCTTGCCAAGGAGGGCCAGGACTCATCCTTCTTCCGCAGGGCTACACCTTCAAGATCCAGTCGACCATCTTCGCCGGGCCTTGTCGGAGTGAGCTCACGTTTCAG GTCGATGGAACAATTACGCCACCCGATGGTCCGGACGAATGGCCTCAGAGCATTAGCCGGCGGCAGTGGCTTGTGTTCTACAGAGTCAACGGGATGAAGCTACAAGGAGGTGGACTCATTGATGGAAAAGGAGAGAAGTGGTGGAACCTTCCGTGCAAACCTCACAAG GGGCCAAATGGCACGACATTGCCTGGAACTTGTGATAGTCCTGTG GCTCTGAGGTTCTTCATGAGCTCAAATCTCACGGTACGCGAGCTCAGAATCCAAAACAGCCCTCAGTTCCACTTCCGGTTCGACAACTGCAGGAACGTCACCATTGACACAATCTGTATAAGCTCACCTGTTCTTAGCCCCAACACCGATGGCATCCATGTGGAGAACACCGAGCTGGTCGGAATCTACAACTCCGTCATCTCTAATG GGGATGACTGTGTGTCCATCGGAGCTGGTAGCGTCGGCATAAGCATCGTAAACGTAACCTGTGGACCAAGCCATGGTATCAG CATCGGGAGCCTTGGAAAGCAGAACACTCGGGCCTGTGTGGCAAACATAACAGTGAGGAACGCAGTCATCAAGCATTCAGACAATGGCGTCAGGATCAAGACATGGCAAGGTGGATCGGGATCAGTCTCATCCATCAGCTTCGAAAACATACGCATGGACACCGTGAGGAACCCCATCATCATCGACCAGTACTACTGCCTCAGCAAGTCATGCCGGAACCAGACTTCTGCGGTCTACGTATCAGATGTATCCTACACCGGCATCAGGGGAACATACGACGTTAGGAGTCCGCCCATCCACTTGGGATGCAGCGACTCTGTTCCCTGCACCAACATCACTCTATCGGAGGTGGAGCTGCTTCCTGCCCAAGGAGACTTCATCTCCGATCCATTCTGCTGGAATGCCTACGGCGCGACAGAGACGCTGACGATTCCTCCGGTGTCGTGCTTGTCGGAGGGCTTACCTCAATCGATTATTGACATTGATTCAGATAAGTGCTATCGAGGAAGTTAA